In Panicum virgatum strain AP13 chromosome 5K, P.virgatum_v5, whole genome shotgun sequence, the genomic window TGTTGAAGGATCCTTGGAAATTCTTTTGAAAACCGGCAGCCTTTGATGCAGTTACTTGTTTTATTCAAATTCTGCAGGGATCAAATGCGCGGTGATAGAGAAGAATGTGGAGTTCACTCGGCACCCCCGAGCGCATTTCATCAACAACCGCACAATGGAGGTGTGTATGCTTACCAATGCACTCCAACGGTGCTACTTAATCTTTATGTGTGCTGTTTTGGGTGGTGGTTTCACGGGTGGCTGGCATTTTCAGATCTTCCGCAAGTTGGATGGCTTGGCTGGGGACATCGAGCGGTCCCAGCCCCCAGTGGATTTGTGGAGGAAGTTCGTCTACTGTACTTCACTCTCCGGTTCTGTTCTCGGATCGGTTGATCACATGAAGCCCGAAGGCCAGTTCAGTTCTTCTGATGTCGAGCAATGTCTTGCACCTCCCTGCATAGTTGTCTGACGACTACTTTTGGCAGATTTTGACAAGGTCATTAGTCCTATATCGGTTGCACACTTCTCACAGTAATACTGTATATAACAAGACCCTGAAGCGCTGATCTTACTCTAAATTTCACTACACTGTACGGAGTAGCACATGTCCATAAATCTGAAGCAACACTGGTAGTGGACTAGTAGTGTAGGTCCCTAACTCCCTATGGATGAGTTGGGAGCAGCCAGAATGCTTTTGTCCGCCTTCGGAGCATCATCGAGTTTACGCAGTTGGTAGGTCCCATCTTTCACATCAAACACTTGCAGGTCACCCTGTACGTGGTCTGGTTACAACCCACCTAACCCGGTTAACCGGCCCGGATGAAACCGTGTTAGCAGGGCATGCACGGGTTGGTCTGGCTCCGGCCCCTACCGACAAACCCGTTCCCAAGCAGCTAAATATCTAATTTGACAGTCGATCTAATCAACAATGATGAGGGATGAGAGAGGAAGCAATAATCGGCAATGATGGAGTTGCGTAATGCTTACAGACGGCGGTGGCACCTTGCTCACAGCAAGCAAGCCCCATGACGTCCCCGTGTGCTACTTCCTCATGCACGCCGTCGTCCGACTCCAGTCTGCCCCACGAGGAGAGCGCCACGCTCAACAGCAACCCGTGAAAACTGTCAACCCGCTGGTTTTTAAACCGTCCAGGTGACTCCCTCACGGTTTGGATTGGGTTTTAACCAAAAGCCAGcaatgtgagaaccgcccaatttgataccattttaaacgaaccgccggttattatcacccagatgagagttaacacgtgcttgccgtagAGCGTGCCAcatgttatcccacatctagagacacgaataaccgacacgtcattcattcaaaataataccaaatccggtagtc contains:
- the LOC120710392 gene encoding 2,4-dichlorophenol 6-monooxygenase-like yields the protein MPSIAGGGPGRLFAAHRGAIWWLRRRQHPPFSSLAGGGRRGDAPHLPVLIVGAGPVGLVLSFLTKFGIKCAVIEKNVEFTRHPRAHFINNRTMEIFRKLDGLAGDIERSQPPVDLWRKFVYCTSLSGSVLGSVDHMKPEGQFSSSDVEQCLAPPCIVV